From one Humulus lupulus chromosome 8, drHumLupu1.1, whole genome shotgun sequence genomic stretch:
- the LOC133796087 gene encoding uncharacterized protein LOC133796087 produces MGASMKKIETRVDQLANVVNSNQKGSFPSDTMVNPKESCQAVSLRSGKVLDEVNVQASSKEKVELVVREVDKEEQAKKQSGSDKTDMKKDSLPIIHINIPFADALEQMPNYVKFMKEVMSKKIRLEDFETVKLTEECSAILQKKLPQKVKDPGSFTIPCTIGGSSFDKELCDLGASINLMPLLFFKKLGVGEVKPTTITLQLADQSLTYPRGVIEDVLVKVEKLDMEEDHEIPIILGRPFLATGRALIDVQGGHLTLRVNNEEVKFSI; encoded by the exons atggGTGCttcaatgaagaaaattgagacTCGAGTGGACCAATTAGCTAATGTTGTGAATTCTAATCAGAAGGGAAGTTTTCCTAGTGACACTATGGTAAATCCAAAGGAATCATGCCAAGCAGTTTCTTTGAGAAGTGGTAAGGTGCTTGATGAGGTTAATGTTCAAGCCAGTTCAAAGGAGAAAGTTGAGCTAGTGGTACGAGAGGTAGACAAGGAAGAGCAAGCCAAGAAGCAGAGTGGAAGTGACAAGACTGACATGAAGAAAgatagccttccaat aattcacataaacattccaTTTGCAGATGCTCTTGAGCAAATGCCcaattatgtgaaattcatgaaagaaGTCATGTCAAAGAAAATAAGATTAGAAGACTTTGAAACTGTGAAGTTAACAGAAGAATGCAGCGCTATCTTACAGAAAAAGTTGCCTCAAAAGGTGAAAGATCCTGGTAGCTTTACTATACCATGCACTATTGGAGGGTCATCCTTTGACAAGGAATTATGTGATCTTGGAGCGAGTATTAATTTGATGCCACTTCTATTTTTTAAGAAGTTGGGGGTAGGAGAGGTGAAGCCCACAACCATTACTCTTCAATTAGCAGATCAGTCACTTACTTATCCTAGGGGAGTGATTGAAGACGTATTGGTTAAGGTGGAAAAATTGGATATGGAGGAGGACCATGAAATCCCCATTATTCTTGGTCGTCCATTCTTAGCTACTGGAAGAGCTCTTATTGATGTACAAGGTGGTCATTTGACA